From Leguminivora glycinivorella isolate SPB_JAAS2020 chromosome 24, LegGlyc_1.1, whole genome shotgun sequence, a single genomic window includes:
- the LOC125238953 gene encoding uncharacterized protein K02A2.6-like has product MTNYVSRFIHNYADKVEPLRELLKKDVSFEWHEAHTRAFDDLKRQLAQAPTLRYYSPNEPVTVSVDASSRGLGAVLLQAGRPVAYAARTLTPTESRWAQIEKELLAILFGCRRLMYVADTLSRATRDLGGKCDQRIQEQVSLHINTLVTNLPFSSNKMQAIREATRIDQSLCEVMDLYRKGWPHTKSQVTEKAKSYWEVRDEIHVVEDVVFRNDLVIIPNSLRAEMINKVHEGHLGIEKCKRRARDVMWWPGMAAAVERAVRECEACAQRRAAPPREPLAPHAVPDRPWQVLATDIFQVKDKHYLLVVDYYSKYVEVATLVDLRSATVIGILKPMFARHGIPQRLVSDNGCQFVSQEFRDFAKDWDFEQVTSSPHYPRSNGFSERNVQTVKNMIIKSQETKTDFYVALLNFRNTPISGEKYSPAQLLFGRRLNTKLPVKSCLLNPKTPLKKEITISRNIKNDKMCQYYNRGTRALKPLKDNEQVRIRDPAEINGRGRWVRAQVERAAAEPRSYWVRTPDGRRYRRNRQQIIPAAPRRRLVLLPIVPAQGLIYLNTMMTWRSVAEVNRWVHRVYKDPRIQLNIPLSATLVQAGEYVRRKGFNCIIGTHN; this is encoded by the exons ATGACTAACTATGTGTCTCgttttattcataattatgCAGATAAGGTGGAGCCGTTGAGGGAGCTATTGAAAAAGGACGTAAGTTTCGAGTGGCATGAGGCGCACACTCGAGCATTCGATGATCTGAAGCGGCAGCTGGCGCAGGCGCCCACACTGAGGTACTACTCGCCCAACGAGCCGGTGACGGTGTCGGTGGACGCGAGCTCGCGCGGGCTGGGCGCGGTGCTGCTGCAGGCCGGCCGGCCCGTGGCCTACGCCGCGCGCACGCTCACGCCCACCGAGTCCAGGTGGGCTCAGATAGAGAAGGAGCTCCTCGCCATCCTGTTTGGCTGCA GGCGACTGATGTACGTAGCCGACACGTTGTCAAGGGCGACCAGGGATTTAGGAGGCAAGTGCGATCAGCGAATACAAGAACAGGTAAGTTTACACATAAATACTCTGGTGACTAATCTACCATTTAGTAGCAATAAAATGCAAGCGATTCGAGAGGCTACGAGGATCGACCAGAGTTTATGCGAAGTAATGGACCTTTACAGAAAGGGATGGCCGCATACTAAAAGCCAGGTAACCGAGAAAGCTAAGTCGTACTGGGAAGTTAGAGATGAGATTCATGTCGTGGAGGACGTAGTGTTTCGGAACGACTTGGTGATCATCCCTAACAGTTTACGGGCCGAAATGATCAATAAGGTACATGAGGGTCACCTCGGCATCGAGAAGTGCAAGAGGCGAGCGCGCGACGTGATGTGGTGGCCGGGCATGGCGGCCGCAGTGGAGCGCGCGGTGCGCGAGTGCGAGGCGTGCGctcagcgccgcgccgcgccgccgcgcgaGCCGCTCGCGCCGCACGCCGTGCCTGACAGGCCTTGGCAGGTGCTCGCTACTGATATTTTTCAGGTAAAGGACAAACACTATTTGCTAGTGGTTGACTATTACTCAAAGTATGTGGAAGTGGCCACTTTAGTAGATTTGAGAAGTGCGACAGTGATAGGTATTTTGAAACCTATGTTTGCGCGTCATGGGATACCGCAAAGATTAGTATCAGATAACGGTTGTCAATTCGTGTCGCAAGAGTTTAGAGACTTTGCTAAAGATTGGGATTTTGAACAGGTCACTAGTTCGCCACATTATCCGCGTTCGAACGGTTTTTCGGAACGAAATGTGCAAACGGTAAagaatatgattataaaatcaCAAGAGACTAAAACTGATTTTTACGTGGCACTGTTGAATTTTCGCAACACACCAATATCGGGAGAGAAATACTCACCTGCTCAGTTATTGTTCGGTAGAAGATTAAACACAAAGTTACCAGTAAAAAGTTGCTTATTAAACCCTAAAACTCccttaaaaaaagaaataacaaTCAGTCGCAAtattaaaaatgataaaatgtgTCAATATTACAATAGAGGAACTAGGGCATTAAAGCCACTAAAGGATAATGAGCAGGTGCGTATTCGAGACCCGGCCGAGATAAACGGCAGAGGGCGCTGGGTGCGCGCGCAGGTGGAGCGCGCCGCCGCCGAGCCGCGCTCCTACTGGGTACGCACGCCGGACGGCCGCCGCTACCGCCGCAACAGGCAGCAGATCATACCGGCGGCGCCGCGCCGCCGGCTGGTACTATTGCCAATAGTACCAGCTCAGGGACTAATATACCTAAATACTATGATGACTTGGAGGAGTGTGGCGGAGGTCAACCGCTGGGTCCACAGAGTTTACAAGGACCCCAGGATACAGCTCAACATACCACTTTCCGCTACACTCGTTCAGGCCGGCGAGTACGTACGCCGGAAAGGTTTTAATTGTATAATAGGTACACATAACTAG